The DNA segment AACGAACAGGTAGCTCTACCTGGAATTTTTTGCGAATCTGGGAAATAAGTACAGTTCCTGTGAGAGAGTCCCCACCTAATGCAAAAAAGTTGTCATGAATACCGATTGGCTCAATACCTAGTAAGTCTTGAAAAATATCAGCTAGCTTGCGCTCTACATCGTTACTAGGAGCAACATAAGCATTCTTTAAATTTGGTCTTGAGTGAGAAGAAGATAAATTTAATTCTGGGTAATCCTCTTGTAAAGATTCTAGCTTAATCCATTGGTCAAGTCTAGATTGTAAATTTCTAGTTGAGACAAATATTTGATGATATTGACTCCACCAAAGAATACGTTCAAGGATATTGATACCTTCTTCCGGTTGGATGGCAAATTCTGCAAAAGTTGTACTAGTAAATACTTGTTGGTTATCCATTTTCAATTGCCATGTATCCCAGTTAATACTCATCCAAGGAAGAGGATTTTTCTGATTATGCTGGTAAGTAAAAGTGTCCAGAAAAAGACTTGTTGCTGAGTAGCTAGCAGCACCTAATCCTCCTAAAACAGAAGTTAATGAAGACATCAATAGACAAAAGTCAATTTTTTGGGACTGTAAAATCTCTTCTAATACTAAGAGTCCTTGTCTTTTTTGTTTAAATTGCTGTTCATACTCCGTTGGATCTATCTCTACAATAGGAGTAAATAACTTGTCTACAGATATCTTAGCTGTGTGGAATACCCCGTTGAGTTGACCCAACTGTTCTTGGGTTTCAACAATGGCACTTTGCATTTGTGCTAAATTTACCAGATCAACGCTTTTAATTAAGACTTTTGCACCCAGATTTTCTAATTCCTGCGCTTTGTGAATCTTGAGGCTGATGTGATCTTGCTGATCATGAGTTGTCAGCCACTGTTCCCAGTCCTGACAGTTAGGAAAATCTTCGGCTTCTAAAATCAGTAGTTTTGCCTGTACTGTCTTTGCTAGATGTTCGGCAATTACAAGTCCTATATCTTCGAGTCCACCAGTAATTAAGTAGACTCCTTTTTGCCTTAATTTGGGTGTATCAGGGAGATTGACATCTAATTGCACAGACTCAAAGGTTTGTACCCAACGTTCTAAACCACGGTAAGCAATCACTGAGTCAAAGGAATTGGCTTTGAGTTCCGTCAGCAGTTGATTGACAAATTTCTCTTCTTGCCAATTTCCTGGTGAAGGAATAGTAATATCAATGCTGCGACATTTAATATTTGAATATTCTTGTGGAATGACTTTAACAAGTCCAAGTACAGTCGCTTTTTCTGGACAGAGATTTTCTACTCCGGTCACTGCTTGCATATTATTAGAGATGACTGCAAGCTGCAACTCATCGGTAAAGTTTTGTTTTCCCAGCGCCTGTGCCAAAAATAGCAAACTGTGGAATCCTTGTTCTTGGGCTGTATTCCAGTCTACAAGTTCTGACTGTGTGACACTCCACAGATGAATAATTCTGTTTGGGATGAAGTCTTGGACGTGAAGTTCTTGAAGTAGGGTGTTGTAATCATCCTGTTGTTGAGGGTCTATTGTATATGTACGCTTACGAAGTTGCTCTTTTGAAGATGCACTGATACTGCTAAATTGCTCTCCAATTCTGACAGTAATCACATTATGACCTTCAAGTTCGAGGCGATTGACAATTTGATCGCCTAACCCATATTCATCGACAAATACCAACCAGGATTCTGCTTGTTTAATTTGAGCGTTTGATTGTGGTGGTAGTGAACGTTTCCATGAAGGGATGTAGAACCAGTCAGCAATATTGGGCTTTTTGCCTAATGAAACTTTATGTGTATTGTCTGCATCTTGTTGATGAAGCAAAGCTGTAAATGCTGCTGGTACTTCCTGTGTTGCTGAGGGAGAAGCCTGAGCGACAATCACGTGTTCTCTAAAAGCTTCAAATTCAGAGAAAGCAGCCACTTCAACAAAACCATGAGATTTGAGTTCTTTTTGCCACTGCTCCTGGGATAGAAATGGATTACCCATGTTTCGGCTGCCATTTTCATCCTTGATTGGATTCATCAGCAAACCATCTATTAAGTCAGCTTCCAATCTAGCTTGAGTTATTTCCCAGAGCAGGAGTAAACCTCCAGGAGCCAATAAAGAGCGAACACGATCAAGAGTTTCTCCGATATTTTGAGCTATGTGTATAACATTGTAAGCTACTACTACATCAAAGCTATGGTTCTCGTATCCTTGTTCAATTGGAGATTGCTCAATATCCAAAAGCTGATATTTGATAAACTGGTAATCGCTAAATTTTTTCTGAGATGCATTCAGGAAGAAACCGCCCACGTCAGTAAATGTGTAATTGGTTTGTTTTGTCGGTAATAAAGGTAATAATTTCGATGTAGCAGTACCACTACCAGCACCAATTTCTAGAATTCTCAGATTAACTTCTGATGATAATGATTTGACTATCTGTTTCATGCAGGTCTGCATGATTGAGTTGTAGTAATCATGTCCAGGTGAGACTTGAATTGAAAATTCTTTTTCTTTTAAAAAGATAGCAAGATTCAATTCCAAAGGTTCTTTTTTCCCAGTTAAAATGGCTACTATATTTTCGCCATAAAGTTGCACCAAATCGATTTCTTGTGGTGCATCTTTCCATCTTGCTCTGACTTCTACTAACAAATCATTGACAGCATCTGATGAAAGTAGCCGCAAGTTAGTAAACAGCCCTTGTTCTTGATCTAATTGACCTTGCTCTACCAATATTTCCAACCATCGACCTAACAATTCTTGATAGCGAGGAATAATCTCACATTGCTCAAACAATTGTGGCAAAGAATATTTTTGGTGGGAATTGCTAAAAGCTCCTAAATGTGTTAGTGCTAGATTAATATAAGCAGTGCATAAACGATCCAACCACTGTCTTTTCTGTTGATAAATTTGCTTGTCAAATTCCAAGGCTCCTGCACTAGCTTGAAGTTGAGCTGCTGTGATCAGCGATTGCCAAAGTTCTGATGCTGTTAACTGGGGCTGGAAATTTATTTGTGCTGGAGATAATGTTTGCGGTGCAATCCAATATCTTTGTCGCTCAAAGGGATATGTTGGCAAGGGAAGGCGATGTCGGCGCTCATGGGCATGACATTCGAGCCAATCTATTTTGACTCCTGCAAGCCATAGCTGCGCTAATGTGTTCAACATGAAAGCCACATCAGATTGTCGCTCGTATGCATAACGCAACGAAGATAACACTACTAAGCCATCACTAGAAATATGATCTAAACATTGCATCGTCAAGCTGCTTAATGCCTGTCCTGGCCCTATCTCCAACAAAATTGGACTATGTTCTGTCCACAACTGATTTACTCCCTGTGCAAAGCGCACAGGTTGGCACATATGCTGTCTCCAGTAGCTGGGATTTGTGGCTTGCTCTGGTGTAATCCAAGTTCCGGTAACATTGGATAGATAAGGAATTTGTGGTGGTTTGAGACTGATAGTTTGCACGAGTGCTGTCAAAGAGTCTGCGATCGCCTCCATCATGAAAGAATGGAAAGCATGGGAAGTCTGCAATCGCCGACAGGCTAACCCCTTGGTAATGAGCTGTTGTTCTAATTCTGCTACCGCCGCCATTGTTCCAGCCAGAACGCATTGGGATGACCCGTTAATTGCTGATAACGAAAGGTTTTCGCTCAAGAAAGGTTGCACTTGTTCTTCTGTCAAGGGAACTGCTAGCATTGCTCCCCCTGGCAACTCTTGAATCATTTGCG comes from the Nodularia sp. NIES-3585 genome and includes:
- a CDS encoding type I polyketide synthase, translating into MNNPLKGIAIVGMAGRFPGAKSVAQFWQNLCDGVESISYFSDQELLASGVDPAYLRDPNYVKAGFVLEDVEMFDASFFGFSPREAEILDPQQRIFLECAWEALENAGYNPKADNNLTGLYAGGNLSTYLFYNLASHPDLLKSLNLQIILGNDKDYIPTRVSYKLNLKGPSVNVGTACSTSLVAVHLACRGLLSYQCDMALAGGIAIQVPQVEGYFYQAGGIASADAHTRAFDAKATGGPFGRGVGIVVLKRLEDAVADGDYIYGVIKGSAINNDGAMKVSYTAPSVTGQAEVIAEAQAIASFEPDTITYIETHGTGTALGDPIEIRALEKVFGTDTSQKGYCAIGSVKTNISHLNTAAGVTSLIKTALALKHQQIPPSLYFEEPNPEIDFTNTPFYVNTQLSAWPTNGTPRRAGVSSFGLGGTNAHVVLEEAPLVESSGKSRPWQLLILSAKTNSALETTTTNLINHLQQHPELNLADVAYTLQVGRHPFTHRRTVVCENIQDAIIALQNPKRVLTSTEETNERPVAFMFTGLGTQYIDMAEELYQVEPTFQAQIDLCCSLFQPLLGVDLKQIIYPTSQSTKPGATKEKTGLDLRQMLGRDTQPVDPATQKLNQTYLTQPALFTIEYALAQLWMSWGIRPVAMIGYSIGEYVAATLAGVLSLEDAILLVAKRAQMIQELPGGAMLAVPLTEEQVQPFLSENLSLSAINGSSQCVLAGTMAAVAELEQQLITKGLACRRLQTSHAFHSFMMEAIADSLTALVQTISLKPPQIPYLSNVTGTWITPEQATNPSYWRQHMCQPVRFAQGVNQLWTEHSPILLEIGPGQALSSLTMQCLDHISSDGLVVLSSLRYAYERQSDVAFMLNTLAQLWLAGVKIDWLECHAHERRHRLPLPTYPFERQRYWIAPQTLSPAQINFQPQLTASELWQSLITAAQLQASAGALEFDKQIYQQKRQWLDRLCTAYINLALTHLGAFSNSHQKYSLPQLFEQCEIIPRYQELLGRWLEILVEQGQLDQEQGLFTNLRLLSSDAVNDLLVEVRARWKDAPQEIDLVQLYGENIVAILTGKKEPLELNLAIFLKEKEFSIQVSPGHDYYNSIMQTCMKQIVKSLSSEVNLRILEIGAGSGTATSKLLPLLPTKQTNYTFTDVGGFFLNASQKKFSDYQFIKYQLLDIEQSPIEQGYENHSFDVVVAYNVIHIAQNIGETLDRVRSLLAPGGLLLLWEITQARLEADLIDGLLMNPIKDENGSRNMGNPFLSQEQWQKELKSHGFVEVAAFSEFEAFREHVIVAQASPSATQEVPAAFTALLHQQDADNTHKVSLGKKPNIADWFYIPSWKRSLPPQSNAQIKQAESWLVFVDEYGLGDQIVNRLELEGHNVITVRIGEQFSSISASSKEQLRKRTYTIDPQQQDDYNTLLQELHVQDFIPNRIIHLWSVTQSELVDWNTAQEQGFHSLLFLAQALGKQNFTDELQLAVISNNMQAVTGVENLCPEKATVLGLVKVIPQEYSNIKCRSIDITIPSPGNWQEEKFVNQLLTELKANSFDSVIAYRGLERWVQTFESVQLDVNLPDTPKLRQKGVYLITGGLEDIGLVIAEHLAKTVQAKLLILEAEDFPNCQDWEQWLTTHDQQDHISLKIHKAQELENLGAKVLIKSVDLVNLAQMQSAIVETQEQLGQLNGVFHTAKISVDKLFTPIVEIDPTEYEQQFKQKRQGLLVLEEILQSQKIDFCLLMSSLTSVLGGLGAASYSATSLFLDTFTYQHNQKNPLPWMSINWDTWQLKMDNQQVFTSTTFAEFAIQPEEGINILERILWWSQYHQIFVSTRNLQSRLDQWIKLESLQEDYPELNLSSSHSRPNLKNAYVAPSNDVERKLADIFQDLLGIEPIGIHDNFFALGGDSLTGTVLISQIRKKFQVELPVRSLFEAPTIAELALVIEEILIEEIEQLSSDVQLSN